TGCCGGCGATACCTGGGCTTTTCATTAGCCAGATGATGGCGCGCCTTGGGCAGGTAGAACAGCTCGGGAGCATCGAACTTGTCCTGCAGCACCTTGATATTATGCTGCCAGTCCACCGTACCATCAGCCTGCCCCTGCACTATCAAGGGGCGATGCGCTGCCGGCACGGCCGTCTCGATACGCGGAATCCACTTGTCCAACGCCTGCACCCAGGCCACCGGCAATACCTGCGCCTGCAGCGGGTCGTGCTGACGAATGAATTCGAGAAAATCCAGATCGGTCGAGTTATCGGTAAAGCGTCGTCCCAACTGCTGGATAAAGCCTCCCAACAGTTTGAGACTGAACTGCGAAACGCCCCACTGCCGCGGCCGAACCAGAGGTGCCATCAAAATCGTCTGCCCGGCCTGCTCCGGCATGGGACCATGCAATAGCCGGTCGATGAGAATCGCGCCGCCGGTGCTCTGCCCGAGGAAATGCCATGGCGCGGGCAACTTCCACAACCGACCCTGTTCAAGCACACCATCAAGCACCTGCTGATAACGCAGGAAGCAATCGATACTCGCCCGCGCGCCACTGGACAATCCGTGCCCCGGCAAGTCGAATGCCAGTACCGCCAGGCGCTGGCTGAGCGCCCAACGAATCAGGTGCTGATACAACCCCATGTGATCGTAATAGCCATGCAACAGAACCAGCGTGCCGCGTGGCGCCGATGGCCGCCAGACCTGTACGGCAACGTCGAAGCCATCGACGGTAATACGCCCCAGATGCTGAGCTGCATCGGCACTGAAATCGATGCCGTAGTAGCTGGCATACTGTCTGGCGGCCTGATTGAACGGTTGACCCGGCTCCAGCTCCGGCAGTTGTTCGACGAGGGAATTCAGAAACGCTTGGTCCATTGGAATTCTTCCAGGGGGCAGCTGACGGGTAATTATCTGCCGCTTTGATCTGATACCGACACAATTCCACGTTTTGAACATGATTTGCAAACGATCATCGTGTAACATGCTGCGTCTCCAAATGCCACGTCCTTATGCGCCCAGGCGCAGTATCTCCGTAGAGTGAGGGGTTTTCATGACTGAACGCGTCCAAGTCGGTAATCTGCAGATTGCCAAGGTTCTTTTCGACTTCATCAATGAGCAGGCCATTCCCGGTACCGGTGTGAAAGCTGACGCTTTCTGGGCCGGAGTCGATACGCTGATTCATGATCTGGCGCCGAAGAACCGCGCCCTGCTGGCCAAACGTGACGACCTGCAGGCGAGTATTGACGCCTGGCATCAGGAACGTGCGGGTCAGACTCACGATG
Above is a genomic segment from Halopseudomonas litoralis containing:
- a CDS encoding phospholipase BipL yields the protein MDQAFLNSLVEQLPELEPGQPFNQAARQYASYYGIDFSADAAQHLGRITVDGFDVAVQVWRPSAPRGTLVLLHGYYDHMGLYQHLIRWALSQRLAVLAFDLPGHGLSSGARASIDCFLRYQQVLDGVLEQGRLWKLPAPWHFLGQSTGGAILIDRLLHGPMPEQAGQTILMAPLVRPRQWGVSQFSLKLLGGFIQQLGRRFTDNSTDLDFLEFIRQHDPLQAQVLPVAWVQALDKWIPRIETAVPAAHRPLIVQGQADGTVDWQHNIKVLQDKFDAPELFYLPKARHHLANEKPRYRRQYLDWLGERLGY